Below is a genomic region from Paenibacillus rhizovicinus.
CCGCATTTCCGTGAAGCGGGAAGACGGGGCGGAGGATCATCCGGATGGCCGGGTATCCACGTATCTGCACGAGCACGTTCAAGAGGGGAGCCTGATTCCGGTTTCGGCGCCGGCGGGCGATTTCAAGCTGGATCTCGCCGATGCGCGTCCTGTCGTGCTGATCAGCGGAGGCGTCGGGCTCACGCCGATGGTCAGCATGCTTCGCACGCTGGCGGAAGAGCAGCCGGAACGCGGCGTCACGTTCATACATGCGGCGCAGCACGGCGATAGGCATGCGTTTAGAAACGAGGTCGAGGGCATCGTGAGCGAGCGGCCGAATTTCTCGGCGCACTGGATCTATACGGAGCCGACGGAACGCGACCGTGCGGCCGGGGCCTATCATAAAGAAGGCTATATCGACCTGCCTTGGCTGAAGCAAGTCGCAGCCTCGAAGGATGCGGGGTTCTACTTCTGCGGTCCGCAGCCCTTCATGCAAACGGTGAATAGGGCGTTGAAGGAGTGGGGCGTTGCCGCCGGGGATATTCATTTTGAATTCTTCGGTCCCGCAGGCGTGCTGGACTAAAGCAGGCGCCAAACCCGGTTTGCGCGGTTCGGCTTGCGCCTTCCGGTGCTAGGCGCCGGCCTTCCGCATGAGGCGGCTCAGCGCTCGGACCTCTGCGCGCGGAGCAGCCGGTTGACGGTCTCGCGGCGCAAGCCGATGAGCTGGCCGATCTCGTCCTGCGTCAGCACGTCCGTAAGCGGGGCCTCGCCGATGTAGAGACGAAACCATGTCTGCAGCTTGCGAAGTTTATCGGCAGGAGCCACTTGGGAGAGCTGGTCGATGCGCTGCTGCATCATGCGCAGCTTGTCCTGCAGCAGCAGCGCGATATCCCGGCACCGCGCGGGTTCCTCCTGCAGCCGCTGGTACCATTCCGGCGCGGGGATGGTCTCCGCCTCCGAGGCGGTCAACGCGACGGCGGTACCGAAATACGGATTCGGACTGATTAACGCGTGATGGGGAATGATTTCGCCGGGCGTGATGATATTGACGAGAAGCAGCGCGCCGTCCTCGTGGGTGCGCATGATCTTGAGCAGGCCGCTGCGCAGATGGAAGAGGGGGCCGGATTCGCCTTGACGAAACAGAATCTCGCCTTTGTTAATCTGCATGGACAGGCTCCTTTCGTAATCGGACTCGTTGCCACAGTATATCAGAACCGCAAGGATGACGCCCTACGCCCGCTCTCAAGAGCGCGGCCGGGGCGCTTTTGCGTTCTCCTGCGTTCCGCAGGCAGGAGATGAAGAGCG
It encodes:
- a CDS encoding Crp/Fnr family transcriptional regulator is translated as MQINKGEILFRQGESGPLFHLRSGLLKIMRTHEDGALLLVNIITPGEIIPHHALISPNPYFGTAVALTASEAETIPAPEWYQRLQEEPARCRDIALLLQDKLRMMQQRIDQLSQVAPADKLRKLQTWFRLYIGEAPLTDVLTQDEIGQLIGLRRETVNRLLRAQRSER